A stretch of Usitatibacter palustris DNA encodes these proteins:
- a CDS encoding HD domain-containing phosphohydrolase, with protein MIAESLKALAPILPTKGRGQVASLLSQAVDALRTPIAAAETKDLVDAAVGIGRTLYSCGRSREALALAQAVLAQCTLLDDRIQTRRAAMLCGLLLGDSADLVGAIEYHAQALRLSAQSGARFEMSQDWGNIGVGITAAGNYALAAKCYQRSLELVDSNPGPVYPRYTACLNLADCLFHLGDVERGLRYAERALREMTPEFQKSDPYTAILLRRNLVRLLIAAERLEAADVHSLKAMEEAREHPSPRSTIAADTTRASVELATGRVDVALTRLERALDASRKVPAALHDTLACMIRADEASGNVSRALMRLDELSEHVYRSGVQRIRDHLALYGIDSTSGADTVRSELARARLADRLAPPGAPENLATLQRLAVGAALRMDASGWHGVRVGALAKGFALALGQGPLEALEVGVACELHDIGMVAVPAAILAKKGTLNPAETEIVRRHVTAGVEMLRGDNHRQLLLASDVARFHHAWWDGSGYPERVSGRSIPLAARICAIADSYDAMVSGIGGRAPMTMGEALAELERGSETQFDPELVPEFDTFVRRELEVQGIDPSSSSGMEDFRSLVVSLMEDRGLV; from the coding sequence GTGATTGCCGAAAGCCTCAAAGCACTCGCCCCGATCCTTCCGACGAAGGGTCGAGGACAGGTTGCGTCGCTGCTTTCGCAGGCAGTCGACGCCCTGCGCACGCCCATTGCAGCGGCGGAGACGAAAGATCTCGTGGACGCGGCGGTCGGCATCGGCCGCACGCTCTACTCCTGCGGTCGCTCGCGCGAGGCGCTGGCGCTCGCGCAAGCGGTCCTCGCCCAATGCACGCTTCTCGACGACCGCATCCAGACTCGGCGCGCAGCAATGCTCTGCGGACTGCTGCTTGGCGACAGCGCGGATCTCGTCGGCGCGATCGAGTATCACGCGCAGGCATTGCGCCTGTCGGCGCAGTCGGGCGCCCGGTTCGAGATGAGCCAGGACTGGGGAAATATCGGAGTGGGAATCACCGCGGCCGGAAACTACGCACTGGCGGCGAAGTGCTATCAGCGATCGCTCGAGCTGGTCGATTCCAATCCCGGCCCCGTGTATCCGCGCTACACCGCGTGCCTGAATCTCGCGGACTGCCTGTTCCATCTCGGGGATGTCGAGCGCGGGCTGCGTTACGCGGAGCGCGCCCTGCGCGAGATGACGCCGGAATTTCAGAAAAGCGATCCGTACACCGCGATCCTCCTGCGCCGCAACCTTGTGCGCCTGCTAATCGCCGCGGAGCGCCTCGAAGCGGCCGACGTCCATTCGCTGAAGGCCATGGAAGAGGCTCGCGAACATCCTTCGCCGCGGTCGACGATCGCCGCTGATACGACCCGCGCCAGCGTGGAGCTCGCAACCGGCCGCGTCGATGTCGCCCTCACGAGGCTCGAGCGGGCACTCGATGCCTCACGCAAGGTGCCCGCGGCGTTGCACGACACGCTCGCGTGCATGATCCGGGCGGACGAAGCGAGCGGAAACGTTTCACGCGCGCTCATGCGCCTCGACGAACTGTCGGAGCACGTCTACCGTTCGGGCGTCCAGCGGATCCGCGACCACCTCGCCCTCTACGGCATCGATTCCACGAGTGGTGCCGACACCGTACGCAGCGAACTCGCGCGCGCCCGGCTCGCCGACCGCCTTGCGCCTCCCGGGGCTCCCGAGAATCTCGCAACGCTGCAACGCCTGGCCGTGGGCGCGGCGCTACGCATGGACGCAAGCGGCTGGCACGGCGTGCGCGTTGGTGCCCTCGCCAAGGGCTTCGCACTCGCGTTGGGCCAGGGGCCTCTTGAAGCCCTGGAGGTCGGCGTGGCGTGCGAGCTGCACGACATCGGAATGGTCGCGGTCCCCGCGGCCATCCTCGCGAAGAAGGGAACACTCAATCCGGCCGAAACCGAAATCGTTCGCCGTCACGTTACCGCCGGCGTGGAGATGCTTCGCGGCGACAATCACCGCCAGCTCCTGCTCGCCAGCGACGTTGCGCGGTTTCATCATGCCTGGTGGGATGGCAGCGGCTACCCGGAACGCGTGAGCGGCCGGTCGATCCCGCTGGCGGCTCGCATCTGCGCCATCGCCGACAGCTACGACGCGATGGTCTCGGGTATCGGTGGCCGTGCGCCCATGACGATGGGCGAGGCCCTGGCGGAGCTCGAGCGCGGGTCGGAAACGCAATTTGATCCGGAGCTCGTCCCGGAATTTGATACATTTGTTCGCCGGGAGCTCGAGGTGCAGGGTATCGACCCGTCATCGTCCTCGGGGATGGAAGACTTTCGAAGCTTGGTGGTTTCGCTCATGGAAGATCGCGGACTCGTCTGA
- a CDS encoding acylphosphatase translates to MATSERVCRHLSIHGRVQGVWYRESMRQFAESRAITGWVRNRMDGSVEAMVQGAPEAVEAIIRWAHRGPEAAQVDRVDVSAGDGDFPTFEKRTTG, encoded by the coding sequence GTGGCGACGAGTGAGCGTGTCTGCCGCCACCTGAGCATCCACGGCCGCGTCCAGGGCGTGTGGTATCGCGAGTCGATGCGCCAGTTCGCCGAGTCGCGGGCGATCACGGGCTGGGTCCGCAATCGGATGGACGGATCCGTGGAAGCGATGGTCCAGGGTGCGCCCGAGGCCGTCGAGGCGATCATCCGGTGGGCGCATCGCGGGCCGGAGGCGGCGCAGGTCGATCGCGTGGATGTCTCTGCGGGAGACGGCGACTTCCCGACCTTCGAGAAGCGGACGACGGGCTAG
- a CDS encoding ATP-binding protein codes for MAVVIGSAVFFIAVAPFARVQLDPYPAFIPAYQAAMVVTVLITSALLFAQLRFSRSRALLALACGYLFTATIAFAHTLSFPGLLAPGGLLPGGPQTTAWLYMTWHGAFPLFVLAYARLPGQFTVPRASGKSITATLAAAFVFVALATGGHDALPVIMEGHRYAPLMPFVVGTVWLLAFVALFALWTRPHSVLGLWLMVVMWAWVFDIGLSAILNGGRFDVGFYAGRLYGLVAASLLLVFLIMENGRLYRRLRKKNEALERARAAAVEAERAKGAFLATMSHEIRTPMSGVMGMLELLALTRLDSDQRSTLGVIRDSSQALLHIVDDILDLSKIEAGKLALRPEPTSLVAIVNRVHDIYAGNASAKGLLLARAVDRELRPAHLADPLRLGQVLNNLVSNAIKFTSEGTITIRVEVLERRPTSDLLRISVEDTGIGISSEEAGRLFRPFEQIGRESGGSGLGLSICRRLATLMNGDLAFESAPGSGTRMRLTLELPIAEGATVVHVPKIARARPATPAVARTVAMRLAEDSRGDPRVLVVDDHPVNLLVLTKQLESLGYAVRTARDGLEALGAWNTRRVAAILTDCDMPEMSGYDLARHIRAREQRDGLARLPIIACTANVMQGERDRCIAAGMDDYLPKPIELATLRASLERWLPSAGPVDCTAIRELFGDDTSRAREALMQFSLHAVHDTQMLQLAIDANDLPGVIHAAHRICGASRSIGAQSLAGASAALERAGQSRDWIAIRSAMQPLAGELVRLQAHLASRESA; via the coding sequence ATGGCAGTGGTCATCGGATCCGCGGTGTTTTTCATCGCCGTGGCCCCGTTCGCGCGAGTGCAGCTCGACCCCTATCCCGCATTCATCCCGGCCTACCAGGCCGCGATGGTCGTCACCGTCCTCATCACGTCCGCGTTGCTCTTCGCGCAACTGCGATTCTCGCGCTCGCGCGCCCTCCTCGCGCTCGCGTGCGGCTACCTCTTCACGGCTACGATCGCCTTCGCCCACACCTTGTCGTTCCCGGGCCTGCTCGCGCCGGGCGGGCTCCTCCCCGGTGGCCCCCAGACGACCGCGTGGCTCTACATGACCTGGCACGGGGCCTTTCCGCTGTTCGTCCTGGCCTATGCGCGCCTGCCCGGGCAGTTCACGGTGCCGCGCGCCAGCGGGAAGTCGATCACGGCAACCCTCGCGGCCGCCTTCGTGTTCGTGGCGCTCGCCACCGGCGGGCACGACGCGCTGCCGGTCATCATGGAAGGCCATCGCTACGCGCCGCTCATGCCCTTCGTCGTCGGGACCGTGTGGCTGCTCGCATTCGTCGCCTTGTTCGCGCTGTGGACCCGGCCCCATAGCGTCCTGGGCCTCTGGCTGATGGTCGTGATGTGGGCCTGGGTCTTCGACATCGGGCTCTCGGCCATCCTCAACGGCGGACGCTTCGATGTCGGGTTCTACGCCGGGCGCCTCTACGGCCTGGTCGCCGCGAGCCTCCTTCTTGTCTTCCTCATCATGGAGAACGGCCGCCTTTACCGGCGGCTGCGCAAGAAGAACGAGGCGCTCGAACGCGCGCGTGCAGCGGCGGTCGAGGCCGAGCGGGCCAAGGGCGCGTTCCTCGCGACGATGAGCCACGAGATCCGCACGCCGATGTCGGGCGTCATGGGGATGCTCGAGCTCCTGGCGCTCACCCGGTTGGACTCGGACCAGCGTTCGACCCTCGGCGTGATCCGCGACTCGTCGCAAGCGCTGCTGCACATCGTCGACGACATCCTCGACCTGTCGAAGATCGAGGCGGGCAAACTCGCGCTTCGGCCCGAACCGACTTCGCTCGTCGCGATCGTGAACCGCGTGCACGACATCTATGCCGGGAACGCGAGCGCGAAAGGACTCCTGCTCGCACGCGCCGTGGACCGGGAGTTGCGTCCCGCGCACCTGGCCGACCCGCTGCGGCTCGGCCAGGTCCTCAACAACCTCGTGAGCAACGCGATCAAGTTCACTAGCGAGGGCACGATCACGATCCGCGTGGAAGTGCTCGAGCGCCGTCCCACTTCGGACCTCCTGCGCATCAGCGTCGAAGACACCGGCATCGGGATCTCCTCGGAGGAAGCCGGGCGCCTCTTCCGTCCCTTCGAGCAGATCGGCCGCGAGAGCGGCGGCTCCGGCCTGGGCCTGTCGATCTGCCGCCGCCTCGCCACGCTGATGAATGGCGACCTCGCCTTCGAAAGCGCGCCGGGCTCGGGCACGCGCATGCGCCTCACGCTCGAGTTGCCGATCGCTGAAGGCGCAACCGTCGTCCATGTACCGAAGATCGCGCGCGCGCGGCCAGCCACGCCTGCCGTCGCGCGCACCGTGGCGATGAGGCTCGCCGAGGACAGCAGGGGCGATCCCCGCGTGCTGGTGGTCGACGACCATCCCGTCAACCTGCTCGTGCTCACCAAGCAACTGGAATCACTGGGCTACGCAGTGCGGACGGCACGCGACGGGTTGGAAGCCCTCGGAGCATGGAACACGCGGCGGGTCGCCGCGATCCTCACGGACTGCGACATGCCCGAGATGTCGGGCTATGACCTGGCGCGCCACATTCGCGCGCGCGAGCAGCGCGACGGGCTTGCGCGCCTCCCGATCATCGCGTGCACCGCCAATGTCATGCAGGGTGAGCGGGATCGTTGCATCGCCGCGGGCATGGACGACTACCTGCCCAAGCCCATCGAGCTGGCCACCCTGCGTGCCAGCCTGGAGCGATGGCTCCCCAGCGCCGGGCCGGTCGACTGCACCGCGATTCGCGAGCTCTTCGGCGACGATACGAGCCGCGCGCGCGAAGCGCTGATGCAATTCAGCCTGCATGCCGTGCACGACACCCAGATGCTGCAACTGGCCATCGATGCAAACGACCTGCCCGGCGTGATCCACGCGGCCCATCGCATCTGCGGCGCGAGCCGGTCGATCGGCGCGCAATCGCTCGCCGGTGCGAGCGCCGCGCTCGAGCGCGCCGGCCAATCGCGCGACTGGATCGCGATCCGCTCGGCGATGCAGCCGCTCGCGGGCGAGCTCGTGCGGCTCCAGGCCCATCTCGCCTCAAGGGAGTCGGCGTG
- a CDS encoding LuxR C-terminal-related transcriptional regulator, with the protein MLELLADGATSRRMAETLGFRDGTMRVYLHQLYRKLGVANRSEAAVWFVNRNRGDLAKAAPAREAKASGDLFGDAAIAEGLYGALGVMSVFVGPCGLVWEVGLRMRGKTMDAALEERRDRTRALWRALLRGDFAFGKHAYDEDLDRTRADPTNAVLLAILLRIGGYSAAAERVSARIQDRRKAGPAPSARETNLLRAVTTAIDGGDLTALSRLASDKASDPTKHVALCALFHVNRASRDHDRARIAANALWTEAGSTRKQLEAMGEKPFAVAAKGETPPLKTTSKEKASSR; encoded by the coding sequence ATGCTCGAGCTTCTCGCCGACGGGGCGACGAGCCGGCGCATGGCCGAGACGCTTGGCTTCCGGGACGGCACCATGCGCGTCTACCTTCACCAGCTCTACCGCAAGCTCGGCGTGGCCAATCGCTCCGAAGCCGCGGTGTGGTTCGTGAACCGAAACCGTGGCGACCTCGCGAAGGCGGCCCCTGCCCGGGAGGCGAAAGCGTCCGGGGATCTCTTTGGCGACGCCGCGATCGCAGAAGGCCTTTACGGGGCCCTGGGCGTGATGAGCGTTTTCGTCGGGCCGTGCGGCCTGGTCTGGGAAGTCGGGCTGCGCATGCGCGGCAAGACGATGGACGCAGCACTTGAAGAGCGCCGCGATCGAACGCGTGCCCTGTGGCGCGCGCTGCTGCGTGGTGACTTCGCTTTTGGCAAGCACGCCTACGACGAGGACCTCGACCGCACGAGGGCCGACCCCACGAATGCCGTCCTGCTCGCGATCCTGCTGAGAATCGGCGGCTACTCGGCGGCGGCCGAACGTGTCAGCGCGCGGATCCAGGACCGGCGCAAGGCGGGCCCAGCACCGTCCGCGCGAGAGACCAACTTGTTGCGCGCAGTGACAACGGCGATCGATGGCGGCGACCTGACGGCGCTCTCACGCCTTGCTTCCGACAAAGCATCCGACCCCACCAAGCATGTCGCGCTTTGCGCCCTGTTCCACGTCAACAGGGCATCGCGCGATCACGATCGTGCACGCATCGCCGCCAACGCCCTTTGGACCGAGGCGGGCTCGACGCGCAAGCAGCTCGAAGCCATGGGCGAAAAGCCCTTCGCGGTAGCCGCGAAGGGCGAAACCCCGCCCCTGAAGACAACTTCGAAGGAAAAGGCTTCCTCGCGCTAG
- the tadA gene encoding tRNA adenosine(34) deaminase TadA — protein MSNEIWMREALALAAQAAAAGEVPVGAVVVKDGVVIGRGFNRPILASDPTAHAEIIALREAATRLGNYRLPGCELYVTLEPCAMCVGAMIHARLARVVFGARDPKTGACGSAIDLPAVATLNHHATFEGGVLTEDCGAVLRRFFAERR, from the coding sequence ATGTCGAATGAAATCTGGATGCGCGAAGCACTCGCGCTCGCTGCGCAGGCCGCGGCCGCGGGTGAAGTGCCCGTCGGCGCCGTGGTCGTGAAGGATGGCGTAGTGATCGGGCGCGGATTCAACCGCCCCATCCTGGCTTCGGACCCGACCGCGCACGCCGAAATCATCGCGCTGCGCGAGGCGGCCACGCGCCTAGGCAACTATCGCCTTCCCGGCTGCGAGCTCTATGTGACGCTCGAGCCCTGCGCGATGTGCGTGGGCGCCATGATTCATGCGCGGCTCGCGCGCGTGGTCTTCGGCGCGCGCGATCCGAAGACCGGTGCCTGCGGCAGCGCGATCGACTTGCCGGCGGTTGCGACGTTGAACCACCACGCCACGTTCGAAGGCGGCGTCCTCACCGAGGATTGCGGCGCCGTCCTGCGGCGTTTCTTCGCCGAGAGGCGCTAG
- the dnaE gene encoding DNA polymerase III subunit alpha, which produces MPAPRFVHLRLHSEYSIVDGIARVDAAVDAAADDGMPALAITDLSNLFGAVKFFQAARGVGVQPLIGCDLWLTNERSRDHPYRFVVLCRDRTGYLALCELVTRAHEQNQWRGRAEIRREWLKGLSGLIVLSGARHGDVGQALMAGNPAQAEALAREWDADFPGAYYVEVQRADPDRDEPHLRAAVALAGRLDLPVVATHPIQFVKREDYRAHEARVCIAQGYVLGDQRRPREFRPSQYFKTQDEMAELFEDLPEALANTVEVARRCSFEFELGKSRLPDFPTPRGESIEEYLRLRSGEGLEARLAALYPDEAARANERARYAERLEFELKVIIQMGFAGYFLIVADFINWAQSNGVPVGPGRGSGAGSLVAYALGITGLDPLRYELLFERFLNPERVSMPDFDIDFCQDGRDRVIDYVKQKYGAECVSQIATFGTMAAKAVVRDVGRVLGMPYGEVDRIAKLVPFELGITLTKALEMEPQLRALMKEQEGVAELMELALALEGLTRNVGMHAGGVLIAPGKLTDFAPLYSAEGSNALVSQFDKDDVEKAGLVKFDFLGLTTLTIIAEATRNIHALGQPDFDVEKIPLDDPAAYKVFSSGNTVAIFQFESRGMRDLIMRARPDRLEDLIALNALYRPGPMDLIPEFIDRKHGKTRWDYLDPRLKEILDPTYGVMTYQEHVMTIAQVIGGYTLGGADLLRRAMGKKKPEEMAKQRAIFTAGAEERGLVPARANILFDQMEKFAGYGFNKSHSAAYALIAYQTAFMKTHHAAAFMAANMTAVMDDTDKVQSVHEDALKNGLKIAPPDINAGEYRFVPVDEKNVQFGLGAVKGTGRGAIENIVAARAAGGPFKDLGDFCRRVDRRIVNRRAMEALIKAGAFDALEPNRASLAASLGNAIDAADKGEQFANQSNLFGGADDAAAEVFALVKVPMWPERDRLINEKQALGFYLSGHPFNAYRDELRRVASTPLNRVVPTNFGETVMLAGVIYGVQMRNTRRGRMAILTLDDATAKLEVVVFGELFHEKRAIIAEDQVIALAGKVQNDEFSGGLRVTAEKLMDLSEVRAAHARVLRLKINGQADAAKLRQILAPYQGGGVAVSIRYRNTEGECDIRLPDAYKVKISEPLLASLNEWLREENVEVVY; this is translated from the coding sequence ATGCCCGCTCCCCGCTTCGTCCACCTCCGGCTTCACAGCGAGTATTCGATCGTCGACGGGATCGCGCGCGTCGATGCGGCCGTGGATGCAGCGGCCGACGACGGCATGCCCGCACTCGCGATCACCGACCTCTCGAACCTGTTCGGCGCGGTGAAGTTCTTCCAGGCCGCGCGCGGCGTCGGCGTGCAGCCGTTGATCGGCTGCGACCTCTGGCTCACGAACGAGCGCAGCCGCGACCATCCCTACCGATTTGTCGTCCTTTGCCGCGACCGCACCGGCTATCTCGCCCTTTGCGAGCTCGTCACGCGGGCCCACGAGCAGAACCAGTGGCGGGGCCGGGCGGAAATCCGGCGCGAGTGGCTCAAGGGGCTGTCGGGCCTCATCGTTCTTTCCGGCGCGCGCCATGGTGACGTCGGGCAGGCGCTCATGGCGGGCAATCCCGCCCAGGCGGAAGCGTTGGCGCGCGAGTGGGACGCGGATTTCCCCGGCGCGTACTACGTCGAGGTCCAGCGCGCCGATCCGGACCGCGATGAGCCGCACCTGCGCGCCGCCGTGGCGCTCGCCGGGCGCCTCGATCTTCCCGTCGTCGCGACGCACCCCATCCAATTCGTGAAGCGCGAGGATTACCGCGCCCACGAAGCGCGCGTGTGCATCGCGCAGGGATACGTGCTCGGCGACCAGCGCCGACCGCGCGAATTCCGGCCTTCGCAGTACTTCAAGACGCAAGACGAGATGGCGGAGCTGTTCGAGGACCTGCCCGAAGCGCTCGCGAACACCGTGGAGGTCGCGCGCCGCTGCAGCTTCGAGTTCGAGCTGGGCAAGAGCCGGCTTCCGGATTTCCCCACGCCGCGCGGCGAATCGATCGAGGAATACCTGCGCCTGCGTTCGGGCGAGGGCCTCGAAGCGCGCCTTGCCGCGCTCTACCCGGACGAAGCCGCACGCGCCAACGAACGCGCGCGCTACGCCGAGCGCCTCGAGTTCGAGCTGAAGGTCATCATCCAGATGGGCTTCGCGGGCTACTTCCTGATCGTCGCGGACTTCATCAACTGGGCGCAGTCCAATGGCGTGCCGGTGGGGCCGGGCCGCGGCTCTGGCGCGGGCTCGCTCGTCGCGTATGCGCTGGGCATCACCGGCCTCGATCCGCTGCGCTACGAGCTGCTGTTCGAGCGCTTCCTGAATCCGGAGCGCGTGTCGATGCCCGACTTCGACATCGACTTCTGCCAGGACGGGCGCGACCGCGTCATCGACTACGTGAAGCAGAAGTACGGCGCCGAGTGCGTCTCGCAGATCGCCACCTTCGGGACCATGGCTGCAAAAGCCGTGGTGCGGGACGTGGGTCGCGTGCTCGGGATGCCGTACGGCGAGGTCGACCGCATCGCGAAGCTCGTGCCCTTCGAGCTGGGCATCACGCTGACCAAGGCGCTGGAGATGGAGCCCCAGCTCAGGGCGCTCATGAAAGAGCAGGAAGGTGTGGCGGAGCTGATGGAGCTGGCACTCGCGCTCGAAGGCCTCACGCGCAACGTCGGCATGCACGCGGGCGGCGTGCTGATCGCGCCCGGCAAGCTCACCGACTTCGCGCCGCTCTACAGCGCCGAGGGTTCGAACGCGCTCGTGAGCCAGTTCGACAAGGACGACGTCGAGAAGGCCGGCCTGGTGAAGTTCGACTTCCTCGGCCTCACGACGCTCACGATCATCGCGGAGGCCACGCGCAACATCCACGCGCTGGGCCAGCCCGATTTCGATGTCGAGAAGATCCCGCTCGACGACCCGGCCGCGTACAAGGTCTTCTCGTCGGGCAACACGGTCGCGATCTTCCAGTTCGAATCGCGCGGCATGCGCGACCTCATCATGCGCGCGCGCCCGGACCGCCTCGAGGACCTGATCGCCTTGAACGCGCTCTACCGCCCGGGCCCGATGGACCTCATTCCCGAGTTCATCGACCGCAAGCACGGCAAGACGCGCTGGGATTACCTCGATCCGCGCCTGAAGGAGATCCTCGATCCCACGTACGGAGTCATGACGTACCAGGAGCACGTCATGACGATCGCGCAGGTGATCGGCGGCTACACGCTGGGCGGTGCGGACCTGCTGCGCCGCGCGATGGGCAAGAAGAAACCCGAGGAGATGGCCAAGCAGCGCGCGATCTTCACGGCGGGCGCGGAGGAACGCGGGCTCGTGCCCGCGCGAGCGAACATCCTCTTCGACCAGATGGAGAAGTTCGCGGGCTACGGCTTCAACAAGTCGCACTCCGCGGCGTATGCCCTCATCGCGTACCAGACGGCGTTCATGAAGACGCACCACGCGGCCGCGTTCATGGCGGCCAACATGACCGCGGTGATGGACGACACCGACAAGGTGCAGTCGGTCCACGAGGATGCGCTCAAGAACGGCCTCAAGATCGCGCCGCCCGACATCAACGCGGGCGAGTACCGCTTCGTGCCCGTCGACGAGAAGAACGTGCAGTTCGGCCTGGGCGCGGTGAAGGGCACGGGACGCGGTGCGATCGAGAACATCGTCGCGGCTCGCGCGGCCGGCGGACCCTTCAAGGACCTCGGCGATTTCTGCCGGCGCGTGGACCGGCGCATCGTGAACCGCCGCGCCATGGAAGCCCTCATCAAGGCCGGCGCGTTCGACGCGCTCGAACCCAATCGCGCGAGCCTCGCCGCATCGCTGGGCAATGCGATCGACGCGGCGGACAAGGGCGAGCAGTTCGCCAACCAGTCGAACCTGTTCGGTGGCGCCGACGATGCCGCCGCCGAGGTGTTCGCGCTGGTGAAGGTGCCGATGTGGCCCGAGCGCGATCGCCTGATCAACGAGAAGCAGGCCCTGGGGTTTTATCTCAGCGGCCACCCGTTCAATGCGTACCGCGATGAATTGCGGCGCGTGGCCTCCACGCCGCTCAATCGCGTCGTGCCCACCAACTTCGGCGAGACCGTGATGCTCGCCGGCGTGATCTACGGCGTGCAGATGCGCAACACCCGCCGCGGCCGCATGGCGATCCTCACGCTCGATGACGCCACGGCGAAGCTCGAGGTCGTGGTCTTCGGCGAGCTCTTCCACGAGAAGCGCGCGATCATCGCGGAGGACCAGGTGATCGCGCTTGCGGGCAAGGTGCAGAACGACGAGTTCTCGGGCGGCCTGCGCGTCACCGCCGAGAAGCTGATGGACCTCTCCGAGGTGCGCGCGGCCCACGCGCGCGTGCTGCGCCTGAAGATCAACGGCCAGGCGGACGCCGCCAAGCTCCGGCAGATCCTCGCCCCCTACCAGGGCGGCGGCGTGGCCGTCTCCATTCGCTACCGCAATACGGAGGGCGAGTGCGATATCCGCCTGCCCGACGCATATAAGGTGAAGATCTCCGAGCCCCTCCTTGCCTCGCTCAACGAGTGGCTGCGCGAGGAGAACGTCGAGGTCGTGTACTAG